The window CCTCCGACGGCTCCAACATATTGCGTCCGGGACAGCAGTTCATCATCCGCCCGCGTACCGCCGCCATTAATCTGGACGTCTCGTCGAGTGAGCAGGTCCAGGTCAACAACGTCGGCAAGGACATTTTCGGCGGCATCTACATGGACCCGGATGCCGTGCTGGCGTCCAACGGCTCCATCCTCACTTTGGGTTCCCTGAACTCCGATCGCGTGTTCCACTCGGGGGGCGCGAACATGGCCCTGACCATTCAGGGCGATGACGAGTATTCCAAGAACCTGTTCGAGGTCATGGGCAATCTCGTCGCCTTCACCGAGACCAACAACCAGACCGGCGTGCAGCAGTCCCTGGCCAATCTGGTGGAAGCGCAGGAACACATAATGAACGCCGTGGCCGAGGTGGGAGGAAGGGAAAACCGCCTGTCCATCAGTTCGACCATCGTGGACGGTCTCAAGCTCAACGAGCAGACGCTTCTCAGTTCCATCGAGGACGCGGACGTGACCGAGCTGATGACCGACCTGGCCCAGCAGAAGCTCGTCTACGAGGCCGTGTTGCGTTCCACCTCGATGATAATGCAGCTCAATCTTTCTAAATTTATCTAATTGATGAAGCGATGCCCTTTACTTGCGGATGGACCTCATGTAGTCGGCAGGACGTACTCCGAGAACGTCGGACAAGCCGAAGGAAACACTTGGTAACGACATGTTGATTTTAACCCGGAGACCGGGAGAAAGCCTCTATCTGGGCGACAATATCAAGCTGAAGATCCTGAGTGTTCAGGGGAAGCAGATAAAGATCGGCCTGGACGTGCCCGAAGACATGACCGTCTATCGGGAGGAGGTCTACTTGAAGATCAAGGAACAGAACCGGCAGGCGCTGGAAATCAACCAGCAGGACCTGCTCGCGGCGGCGGCGCTATGGCAAAAGAAAGAACGCAAAAAATAATGACTCGGCTGGGCGAGCGGGTGATAAGCACCGACTCGATCCTCTACTTTCCCCGCGGTCTGGTCGGACTTGAGGACAAGCGCGAGTTCACGCTGCTTCCCGTGAGGGAAGGGGATTCGCCGTTTCTGCTGTTGCAGTGCATCTCCGACCCGGGACTCGGATTGC is drawn from Desulfovibrio sp. Fe33 and contains these coding sequences:
- the csrA gene encoding carbon storage regulator CsrA; translation: MLILTRRPGESLYLGDNIKLKILSVQGKQIKIGLDVPEDMTVYREEVYLKIKEQNRQALEINQQDLLAAAALWQKKERKK